In Streptomyces chartreusis NRRL 3882, the following are encoded in one genomic region:
- a CDS encoding streptophobe family protein: protein MSSRTSSGQARTSGERTVARHGWAHALVTVVGGLLAMAVVSALGLWAAGAADLPDGAFAPVVAATVVTAVGGTVKLSGSAGDLADTQAGLTVIPLSVTLTGALVIAWGFLRPLRHRAVAGTAELAGWAARIAALWLLALIGLTLAARHTFAISLGNDALGELGELFGASPKIGFTTDVPLSVFVGMVWLAGVLVLALLVSRGAPLPAGLLRFQTSVRPAGYAMVALLLAYVVIGVVVALVVAATRGHAAETFAVILLGMPNLVWLALTIGLGATWNGRVEGPFGLPMPHVLDEVLRTPDISELNLRTLSEHDGRVWWLLVVDVVLLLAAAFVMAARSPARIRAWQHAVHMAVALLLTVFMICLVGRISAHYGLSVLGIGDLGGGLAGELFLRPRLWGAVGLAIPWGLVTGFAGALLARHVRRRGEVRAESAG from the coding sequence GTGAGTTCGCGCACCTCCTCCGGCCAGGCACGTACCTCCGGCGAGCGGACCGTGGCCCGCCACGGCTGGGCGCATGCCCTCGTCACGGTGGTCGGCGGGCTGCTCGCCATGGCGGTGGTGTCCGCGCTGGGCCTGTGGGCGGCCGGGGCGGCGGACCTCCCGGACGGCGCGTTCGCACCGGTCGTCGCGGCGACCGTGGTCACCGCCGTCGGGGGCACCGTGAAGCTCTCCGGAAGCGCAGGGGACCTCGCCGACACGCAGGCGGGCCTTACCGTCATCCCGCTGTCCGTCACGCTCACCGGGGCGCTGGTGATCGCCTGGGGCTTCCTGCGGCCCCTGCGGCACCGCGCGGTCGCCGGTACGGCGGAGCTGGCCGGCTGGGCCGCCAGGATCGCGGCGCTGTGGCTGCTCGCGCTGATCGGTCTGACCCTCGCCGCCCGCCACACCTTCGCCATCTCCCTCGGGAACGACGCGCTGGGCGAACTGGGCGAACTGTTCGGCGCCTCTCCGAAGATCGGTTTCACCACCGACGTTCCACTGTCCGTGTTCGTCGGCATGGTGTGGCTGGCCGGTGTGCTGGTGCTGGCCCTGCTGGTATCGCGCGGCGCCCCGTTGCCGGCCGGGCTGCTGCGCTTCCAGACGTCGGTGCGACCGGCCGGCTACGCGATGGTCGCGCTGCTGCTCGCCTACGTCGTCATCGGCGTCGTCGTCGCCCTGGTGGTCGCGGCGACGCGCGGGCACGCGGCGGAGACCTTCGCCGTGATCCTGCTCGGCATGCCCAACCTCGTGTGGCTCGCGCTGACGATCGGACTCGGCGCCACCTGGAACGGCCGGGTGGAGGGGCCGTTCGGGCTGCCGATGCCGCATGTGCTCGACGAGGTGCTGCGCACCCCGGACATCTCCGAGCTGAACCTGCGCACGCTCTCCGAGCACGACGGCAGGGTGTGGTGGCTGCTGGTCGTCGACGTGGTGCTGCTGCTCGCGGCCGCGTTCGTGATGGCGGCCCGGTCGCCGGCCCGGATACGGGCCTGGCAGCACGCCGTGCACATGGCGGTGGCGCTCCTGCTCACGGTGTTCATGATCTGCCTGGTCGGGCGCATCTCCGCGCACTACGGCCTGTCCGTGCTCGGCATCGGCGACCTGGGCGGCGGCCTCGCGGGCGAGCTGTTCCTCAGACCCCGGCTGTGGGGAGCCGTGGGCCTGGCGATCCCGTGGGGGCTGGTGACCGGGTTCGCCGGGGCGCTGCTGGCGCGGCACGTGCGGCGGCGGGGTGAGGTGCGCGCCGAGTCGGCGGGCTGA
- a CDS encoding serine/threonine-protein kinase gives MSRETSLFSGRPSELVGQQIAGYRIEQEIGRGGMAVVYRARDLRLERTVALKLLAPELARNDTFRRRFTHESRAAAAIDHPHIVPVFEAGETDGVLYIAMRFVAGSDLRHLLDREGPLPPATAVRVAAQVASALDAAHEHGLVHRDVKPGNILVSRGTDSDHPEHVYLTDFGLTKKSLSLTGFTTVGQFVGTLDYVAPEQISGKPVDARCDVYGFACVVFEILAGHPPFLRDDDMALLWAHQYDDPPPLTESRPGLPPRMDPVFAKALAKNPDDRYPSCLTFVAALRAATAGGGAGAGPAPARMGRPPGEEAPKPPPRWAEPVFVERT, from the coding sequence TTGAGCCGCGAGACGAGTCTGTTCTCGGGGCGGCCCTCCGAGCTGGTCGGGCAGCAGATCGCCGGGTACCGGATCGAGCAGGAGATCGGGCGCGGCGGCATGGCCGTGGTCTACCGGGCCAGGGACCTGCGTCTGGAGCGCACCGTCGCGCTCAAGCTGCTCGCCCCGGAGCTCGCCCGCAACGACACGTTCCGGCGCCGCTTCACCCACGAGTCCCGGGCCGCCGCCGCGATCGACCACCCGCACATCGTGCCGGTCTTCGAGGCGGGCGAGACGGATGGTGTGCTGTACATCGCGATGCGGTTCGTCGCCGGCAGTGACCTGCGTCATCTCCTGGACCGGGAGGGCCCGTTGCCGCCCGCCACCGCCGTACGCGTCGCCGCCCAGGTCGCCTCCGCGCTCGACGCCGCCCACGAGCACGGCCTGGTGCACCGGGACGTCAAGCCCGGCAACATCCTGGTCTCCCGCGGCACCGACAGCGACCACCCCGAGCACGTCTACCTCACCGACTTCGGCCTGACCAAGAAGTCGCTGTCGCTGACCGGCTTCACCACGGTCGGCCAGTTCGTCGGCACGCTCGACTACGTCGCCCCCGAGCAGATCTCCGGCAAGCCCGTCGACGCCCGCTGCGACGTGTACGGCTTCGCCTGTGTCGTCTTCGAGATCCTCGCCGGCCACCCGCCCTTCCTCCGGGACGACGACATGGCCCTGCTGTGGGCTCACCAGTACGACGACCCGCCGCCGCTGACCGAGTCCCGCCCCGGCCTCCCACCCCGGATGGACCCGGTGTTCGCCAAGGCCCTCGCCAAGAACCCCGACGACCGCTACCCCTCCTGCCTCACCTTCGTCGCCGCGCTGCGCGCCGCCACGGCCGGTGGCGGAGCCGGCGCCGGGCCCGCCCCCGCCCGGATGGGCCGGCCGCCGGGGGAGGAGGCGCCGAAGCCGCCCCCACGCTGGGCCGAACCGGTCTTCGTGGAACGGACGTAG